One Ferviditalea candida genomic window, TCCCGCAGAATATTCTGCTTCAGACCGGACTCGCGAATGGCCAAAATCACCGGCAAGGTGATATTCCCTTGCTTGACGTCGCTGCCCGGCGGCTTGCCCAATTGCCGTTCGTTTCCGGTCAGATCAAGAATATCGTCACGGATTTGGAAGGCCATTCCGACATTGTAGCCGTATGAATAGAGTCCGTTGACAACCGATTCGGATGCGCCTGCCGCCATAGCTCCCAGCTTGCAGCTGATGGCGATCAACAAGGCGGTTTTTCTGCGGATTCTCAAAAGATAGTCGCGCACCGTCTGATCCGTTCGAAAAAAATAACGGATCTGCTCGATCTCCCCGATGCACATTTCCACAATCGCTTTGGACAGCGAGCGGTGAATTTCCGCCTCTCCCAGCTGGCTGATCACGGTCAAAGCTTTGGCAAATATATAATCGCCTGTATACATGGCAATCCGGTTGTCCCATTTGGATTTTACCGTCAGTTCCCCTCGACGGGTATCCGCATCGTCGATGACGTCATCGTGCACCAGCGTAGCCATATGAATAAGCTCGAGCGCAACGGCCACCTTGCTCAAACGTTCAAGATCATACTCGCCGAATTGCCCGGACAAGAGGACGAAAACAGGGCGAATTCGTTTGCCCCCCGCTTTGAGCAAATGGATCGAAGTCTCCGTGAGGAATGGATGATCCGATTGAACGGTCTGCTCAAGCGCCCGCTCGATAAAAGCAATATCCTGTTTAAAACTGGAATATATGTCCAATAATTTCATTCTTCCACCTATACGCACTTTTTATGATTCCATATCCTTATCGGCACTTCCTGCCGGAGCAGTCCGAGTTCGCACGCATACTGGTAATACAAACTCAAGCCCTGCCACTGATCGGTTCCGAAATCATAGCAAAGATTGGCAAAATAGTGCTCCCAGTAGCTGTATGTACCGCCGATGTTTTTCTGAGCCGCAAGGATCATATCCTTGGGGTGCTTCAGCCCTTTTTGCTTGCTTTCCAGAAAAGCGTCAAACACCCTTCCGACCATCCCCGGATGCCGTTCAACCGTATCTTTGCGGATAGCCCATACGGCAAAAGACATCCAATGACCCGTTAATCGATTCCACATTTCCCCGAGATCCAATACGTCGTAATCCTTATTTGCCCAGTTTGCCCGAATTGCATCATCGCCAATCAGCAAAGCCCCGTCGGCATCGGCGAGCATTGTTTGGAGCGAGGGTTTTGCATAAAAATAAGCGGGAGCACCCTGGTAAAATTTATTGAGGATGATTTTAAGCAGATTGACGGATGTCGCCGAGGTTGTCGGGAGAGCGATTCTGCCCTGAAGCAAACGCTCAAACGGTTTTTGGTAAAACAACAGGATCGAGTTGACTTTGCCGAACGAGCTTACGGATAAATCGGGAAACAGCATATAATCCGCAAAATTTTCTCCGTACGCGAAGGAAGAAATCGGACCCATGTCCACCTCGCCCGAAGCAATGGCCCGATTCAGCTCGGTGGGCACCTGCCTCACCAACTCCACGCTGCCCTCCAAGTGCTCGATCGGAAAGTAATAAAAGATCGGCCATACGTTGGTATAATCGATTTCTCCGATCCTCAACAAATTATCCCGGATTGCCATCGATGATCTCCCATCTGGTCCTAAAGTTCAGATTGCATCACCTGTCACCATTTGTGCAGCACAAGCAGATCAAACAGGGTAAATGCGAAAACAACAACGCTGAGCACGCCGTTCATCGTAAAAAAAGCGGTATTGAGCCTGGACAGATCATTCGGCGAAACGAGACGATGCTCATAGAACAAAATGCCGCTGGCGACAATCGCCCCGATCAAGTAAACCCAGCTCAAATCGGTGATCAACAGCATCACGATCAGGCCCACAGCGGTTGCCGCATGAAAGCCCCTGGCAATCCAAAGCGCCTTTGAAATCCCGAAGCGCTGGGGAATGGACTTGATGCCGTTTTGCTTATCGAAGCCGATGTCCTGACAGGCATAGATTACATCAAATCCGGCTGTCCAGAAGGCAACGGTCAAATAAAAGATAATCGCCGTCCAGTCAACGATTCCGGTTGCCGCGACCCAGCCTCCCAGCGGAGCCAAGCCGATCGTCAAGCCGAGAAACACATGGCACAACCAAGTAAACCTTTTGGTATAGGAATAGCCGACCAGCATCACAACGGCGATCGGCAGCAGCTTCATGGCCAGCGGATTCAACCGGGAAGCGGCGACAAACAGCAGAATAAATGAAATAACAATAAATACTGCAACCTCAACGGAGGAGAGCAAACCGGCCGGCAGTGCGCGGCCGCTTGTGCGCGGATTCTTTTTATCAATTTTCTTGTCAATCAAGCGGTTCAGGCCCATGGCTGCGCTTCTGGCTCCGACCATGGCCAGGATGATCCAGCCGATTGTGCTCCAACCGGGCAGCCGATGCAGCTCGACGACCGAACCGAGCACCGCTCCCATGAATGCGAAAGGAAGCGCAAAAATCGTATGTTCAAATTTTATCATTTCCAAAAATATTTTAATTTTTTGAAGCTTCATGCTTATTTCCCCTTCTCACCGATATGCAAAGCGGCGACCCCTCCCGTGAGCGGATAGACCTCCACGCGTTCCAGACCGACATCCTTGAAAATTTGCGCCAGTTCCCGATGATCCGGGAACTGCGCCAGCGATTCGGGAAGCCATTTGTATTGCTCGTATTTTTGGGCCACGATTTTGCCGATAAATGGCAAAATACGTTGAAAGTAGAAATAGTAAATCGATTTGAATGGCTCCCGAACAGGCTTGGACAGCTCCAGACAAACTACTTTGCCGCCGGGCTTTACCACCCGCCGCATCTCGCTGAGCACCCTTCCGATATCCGGAACGTTGCGCAGGCCGAAACCGATCGTGGCATAATCGAATTGATTATCTTC contains:
- a CDS encoding polyprenyl synthetase family protein — protein: MKLLDIYSSFKQDIAFIERALEQTVQSDHPFLTETSIHLLKAGGKRIRPVFVLLSGQFGEYDLERLSKVAVALELIHMATLVHDDVIDDADTRRGELTVKSKWDNRIAMYTGDYIFAKALTVISQLGEAEIHRSLSKAIVEMCIGEIEQIRYFFRTDQTVRDYLLRIRRKTALLIAISCKLGAMAAGASESVVNGLYSYGYNVGMAFQIRDDILDLTGNERQLGKPPGSDVKQGNITLPVILAIRESGLKQNILREIERIRQSEGQADAGALLEMVRQSGGIRQSDQLAAKYIRKAVGAIAGLSDGKAKKSLVEIAHFVGSRSY
- a CDS encoding menaquinone biosynthesis protein; its protein translation is MAIRDNLLRIGEIDYTNVWPIFYYFPIEHLEGSVELVRQVPTELNRAIASGEVDMGPISSFAYGENFADYMLFPDLSVSSFGKVNSILLFYQKPFERLLQGRIALPTTSATSVNLLKIILNKFYQGAPAYFYAKPSLQTMLADADGALLIGDDAIRANWANKDYDVLDLGEMWNRLTGHWMSFAVWAIRKDTVERHPGMVGRVFDAFLESKQKGLKHPKDMILAAQKNIGGTYSYWEHYFANLCYDFGTDQWQGLSLYYQYACELGLLRQEVPIRIWNHKKCV
- a CDS encoding UbiA-like polyprenyltransferase, whose product is MKLQKIKIFLEMIKFEHTIFALPFAFMGAVLGSVVELHRLPGWSTIGWIILAMVGARSAAMGLNRLIDKKIDKKNPRTSGRALPAGLLSSVEVAVFIVISFILLFVAASRLNPLAMKLLPIAVVMLVGYSYTKRFTWLCHVFLGLTIGLAPLGGWVAATGIVDWTAIIFYLTVAFWTAGFDVIYACQDIGFDKQNGIKSIPQRFGISKALWIARGFHAATAVGLIVMLLITDLSWVYLIGAIVASGILFYEHRLVSPNDLSRLNTAFFTMNGVLSVVVFAFTLFDLLVLHKW
- a CDS encoding demethylmenaquinone methyltransferase, with translation MDRTNSKEQFVHSVFESIANKYDMMNDLLSFRRHRAWRKFTMKKMNVQPGDTAADICCGTCDWTVNLAQESRQGRIVGLDFSENMLEIGRQKLDKLGLNGQVQLVCGNAMDLPFEDNQFDYATIGFGLRNVPDIGRVLSEMRRVVKPGGKVVCLELSKPVREPFKSIYYFYFQRILPFIGKIVAQKYEQYKWLPESLAQFPDHRELAQIFKDVGLERVEVYPLTGGVAALHIGEKGK